The segment agactgttaacctaaggtccttatcccgctgggcgggagccactgtgcccccttccctgttagcatacgacaaccgaagttacgtactccagccggcacctcgtggaggtaggaataggagatAGGAGTAAAATAACTACTGGAGCATCAAATTCTaaccaaaagtaaaaaaaaagtcaTCAATAGTTCATAGCCTAATTAACTGCAGTTCCGGATGAATATTGCCAATATTTTCATCATTATGGAGAGCACGTTCAAAGCAAAGCAAGAGCAAGATGGTCCGGTATACAATACACAaccacccagtaaaccatttggtttgtatatctcgattgcaactgaggtatacgaaatcatatctgaacgaaaaagttatatttcacgccatataagaacatatatgtaccaaagtggaggcgatatacgtgcgaaagctttgacaattatttgtaattcttttttgcgtagtttttataacacgcaactaaatactcctgaatatatgattaagatataatcaaatattgcaatcgtctatactgctttataattcacagtcatgaattgtatatgaaggcacgcacgactgcaaaacaacttattgttcacttcgatttgacatactctaattattatacaattccaatgtgaaattgacatgaaaacgatttattatgaactttctattacgattttgtgttatctgggcattCGATATTAGCCCTGCTACAGATATCCGCTGCTATGAAATGTCGCATTAGCCAGAAACAGCGCAAGACAGCAGCGATGTTTCAAGTGAAACCAACAATGTGATGGGTTAACAGATTACAGATGCATAGAGtacaaatttaaaacaatttttttatttacatcGTTCATGTCCAACTGAAGAAAACCCAATTCAGTTAGTTTCTCATTTTTAGATGTACCACTAAACATTCCAAAATCCAAAGTGAATCATTGCTAACAGTGCTAAGACCTGCCCGATTAATAAAAATGCCTGATCTTAGCCTGCAATATTGCAAATATCGATTTCATAGGAAAACCCATCTTGGTGGCCATTCagtttatttttctgtttttatatctACTTTACTAGTCCcttgacttttttttattaaaggtgtgATTATAAATTTGTGCAGAAAGAGATAATAGAATGAACTGTGGGACTGATAGACTTATACCTACAACTCTCGTTTCATTAAATTTTCGTTATTTACAAAATGACGCTGCTCCCTTAAAAAGTTCATAATTTAATATCTTCTGGTTTAATTCGATAATGAATTTTATAATTCACGCAATTACATGGTTACATCTGCAACGCCGGTGCCATGCCGCGAATCATGGGATCAAGTGCGTTCATAACTGAATCAAGTTTATGTCTCGATTCGTCATGCATCACAATGAGACAGCCAATGCAAGGTGTCAAATACTTTAAACTGACGGTTACCGGTTGTGACCAATGCCTTTTGTTAAAGATGCTGGTAAATGACTGAATTATCGTCATTGTATAACAAATTTCTGCCAGCAAATATCatttagggtagttgatccaatagttgtggtagtaccaatagttgcgccactattcattattaatgcatattttcgtcaccgtagcattttagataaaaccattacattcattatataaaacaggcttttagacgtattggtagttagactacaccatttaaaattaaagcattatttgctaaaatgccaattttccaaaatctaacgcgcagttggagcgcacaactataggcgctcatctatagttttgctacgatgttttttcacttagcaacctagcaatgtatatggaataacacaattacaggaacatcaaacttaattaaggaaacattagcgcaactgttggtacaatataattgaatcggaaaattcattttttctttataaagcttctcgtacaacgaaagcaattgtcttgccttgtgacaaataccttgtatttgataaatttatatcccataagcattaattgaagcatatagctcaataaacaagcaaaatgaagttatattgtgcttagtggcgcaactaatggatcatctaccctaatttaaaaaaaatcgttagtTGAGATGCAAGTCAAATTATTCCACTTCAGAATGATGCAGTACCAAAACTGACGTATTATCAAACAAACAGGGCTTGAGATCTATTTTTGTCACACACGATTCATACTTTAATTCCAGTTTTTGAAGAAAGTAATTAATCTGCCAGTAATCATTTTGCATTCGACATAAACAAGATTTTCTTCGTCGTTCAAGGTTGGTTTACAAAAACTATTCGGTGTTTTCAATAGGATAGCAACCAGGTCCGTTGCATTTTATCAGTTAGAGTAGAATTCAAAAAAGATAAATGTGGCCACAACACTCGGTCTTCAATTGATCATCCACGCATTACCAGCATTTCATGGATCTCAGATTCAAAAGTTCGTCGTTCCACGCTTgtttaaaaacaatatttttgacGATTGGATAAGATTGGAAAGATAAGATAGCTATTCTTTGCATTTGGTGAGCTTGAATGAGAAATTGCCATCACAGGAAGAAAAGTTTTACAATTAGaattaatattttaaagtaTGTTCGAACCATTAAAATAATATAATTGAAGGAAGGATCCAAAGCAATGAAGACAAAAGTATAAACTTCTATTCACGCATTTATATTGTCTACAGAAGGCTGTGTGACTAACAAAGGTAAATGAAATTAGTGGACAGACATTGCGAAGCCATGATAATGATCGTGTTAAACGTGTGTAAGTTGCATGTATCGTTATGACGGGCGACCCCAGAGCGTGGGTGGTGATCCTGCATATTAATCGAACTGATTCCTTGAATCACGACGCACACGTTTCAacatttgctttgctttgatggATAATGTACAGAATGTATAAATATGGACTTGCAGCTAATTCTTCGTTATCAGTCAGTCAAGAACTGAGCACCAGGTCAgcatgaagtttttcgcattctGTCTGCTTTTGGGTGCTGTTTCAGCCGAAGCACCATTTTCGGGCTACGCACCGTCTGGATGGCGCCCTCAAGGTGCTCAATTCCGGTTACCAACGGAATATGGAGCCCCCGTGGTTCAACAAGCGGTAGACGTTGAGGTTACTAAGGAAAACATAGCTTATGCAGGCCAACTCGTTGAAACGACTACTGAGCAAAATTTACCTAACGAATATCTACCTCCAACAACCACCGTTCAGGTAAGTAATCGTATGTAGCATtattataataataattataatatcttccattcaaaaaatttccacAGCCGGAACTTGATCCAATTCGTGTCCAAGGGCTTCCTGATAATCAGTTCAAAAGCTTTCAGCAGACTAATACTCAACAAGGAGTGCGAGCTAATCTCCAAGGAAGGTTTAATCCAGCTGTTAAATCATCCCAAGTTCAGCAACCTCAACCAATTTTTCCTCTAAACGGTCAGCTGCGTGTCCTTCCGGCGAATAATTTCGTTTTTGGCCGACAACAAAAAGTTGAGTCGCCTGCGCAAACCTATGGAGTTCCAGATGCTGGTAGTGACGAACCGGAAACATCCGAACAACCTGAAGAAACACAACCCACTGAACAACCGGATACGGATGAAGATGACAATCAAAGCGATTCTAACCCGGATAACGATCGACCAGTTATTGCCGTTTCTAATGCCTTTTCCGGTCAGTATTATATCCTCGGCCAAGACAACAATTTACAAAGGGTAGTATATTCGACCTCACAATCCGAAGACGATCGTCGCCAGATGGGTTTCAGTGCGCAGCTACGCTACTCACCAGTGGAACCAATAAAAGGACCTGTTTACGCGTATAACCAACAAGGTCAACTGATAAGGATCTACAAGTAAAATAGGAAATAACGCGAGCACCCTGCATCATTAAACTTTTAGCTCCAATCAAGTATTCTGATCACGCTCATCCTCGTCTGCTGGCTCGTACCATATTGTTTAGCCTGAAGGCACGTGCAACTGATttacttttatttcatttttaatttattcgagtttgttttaatttattgtGGCAATAATTTATTCACAAAAATGCTTCCCAAATCATTGAAATTATGTGTTGTAATGATATATCACAGGTTCCTGAAAATATTCGTTGCACTGCTCAATACACCAATGTTTTCTATCTCTTTTGCTTTGAtgttttcatctttttatgGCCGTCAACCATATGGGTACTGTATGCTTTGTTTACACGTTTCAGTTTAtcatatatttttattgtttatttataaACTGAGATTTATAATCAATTTGAGTATTATTGGGACGAATTGTCTGTTACAATTTACATTCTACAAAGTTAATCtgttggcgtaggactacgtcttacggcaaggtttaagatagggtgtcattccaaaaatcgaaaaatgcacaTTTCTCAGCGTtgttttcgaccattttatttggtcggccaacACCATTTTTCTAGGGGTTGGCAAAATCTCGCCCAGGGGTGCTTAGCCTCCCCTAGAACCCCCCCTTTGTTCCGCCAATAAAAATGCAAACGTcgcgaaaatatgaaagatttttagcgctaatagcttagcggttttcagATCGATTTTACATATTGTTATgccaatcaatcggaaaatctttcTACGCATAACCCCAATAAacacgcactattgaaaaattgaaaataacgaaccattgtccaactggaaatcctcgcttcgtgattggttgcaaaagacgtcatcatagttttaacgtgatcttagaaaaaaaagtctccccgtcccaacagttcgaattttttttacgaCGATCAAAACTGGTCTTAGGAAGTAAACCAGAATAAACGACAAAGCCTCCTCAtcacaacaaaatttcttagcgctgcgattaaacctagactattttgatatccttcttcttcttcttcttctcgttTTGTGCGACCGAACTGTGAAAGCCAGCCAGTCAGCTTTAATGGCCGTACAGTAGTGTTGCTATATTGCAAGCGATGTTCGTTTAGAGTCCAACAAACTTGAACTTGCATCCGAAGCATATCAGAAAATACTGATCCAATCGAGGTCCAAAGCGTGGTGAAAAAATCATATTCGAATATATTGCTCAGATGtgttcccaggtaaccaataagcattagtattgtcaattgcaaggaaagcCCTGACCTCCGTCAGGGCAAACTCGtcgctcctgcaatgaatgtcaaaagattgtgcccacttgtgctcaatagccgccattatcgctcgtggaaagctggatatccgccattatcgctcttggaaagctggataataaatttattatcaccaaccgcttaaatttattcagtgaTTCGCCACtgacttctatattcgttgcatttgcctgctgttgggttgggtgttccgcgttgtaaacctatcccgatccactgcgtcacctttgtcgtatacaagcgatgtgaatttcgcaaatgagttgttcttaagtaaaagttcgttttagaacttgcagcagctttatgcagcgcgagttaattatagaacataaagtttggagccaagcaattaactatagtagagagataccgacagcatatgcaaCACAATGCAgagcattgcattctaatttatatttgtaattagaaatgtgcgaggattaaatttattcgagtgaaataaaaataattaatctcaaatagttttaggttctgctggtttgatgaccagaaatttaaacaaaaaagtgGCCAGAAGCatgcacgcagaacttgttagcaactaaagttacttcagaacttcctgtagcatcctaatagctttgaagtatctatgaagtactcacagcacttcttaaagcatttagttcaacgtatacttgatatacactaccactgacgaactgacaagacacatagaagaaaatgctttaaaaaccatcgttctacacattttgcttgcacactagcaccactgacgaactgacatgacacatagaggaaaattcttcaaaaaccatcgtcctacacattttgcttgcactctAGCGccatctgttatgcatgttgcggagtagcttgcatttgcagggttttatactgtaagtGTTTTACATTTGCAGGATTTTATACTGTATacgttttttacatttgtatggttttatactggaaactcgaagcaacactccaGCGctgcggtgtggtcatgttgcgaaacatgtttttttttgaaaaatgagtggtttttgattggacgatgtaattaacgcgagtgtctcctCTGTTTGTCTGGTGCtatagcaccctctgttatgcatgttgcggagtagcttgcatttgcagggttttatgctgtagggtttatacatttgaatggtttcatactgaaaactcgaagcaacacacgcgcgccgcggtgtggccatgttgcgaaacatgcttttttgaaaaatgagtggtttttgattggacgatggaattaactcgagtgtctcgtctgtttgtctgtgacactactaatcagcaagaaagttccacggaactgaatctgaactaattatgaactttcgagttcgcgtgtcaagtaatattcgaacttttggttgcttggaaATGTTTCTCAACGCAGCTAAAAACTCTGACACCACGATGtaaccacagataacagacatccaagctagaacaaaaagcttcgtaaaccgtgtgtaaaatgactctagcgacatctaactgcttattgccacttgcattctcttaagtgattgaagcgcccgcttgcgatacctgcagctggtgttgggcagagctgccagatatcccgcttttttcagcttaccacatattgtacacatatattataaatacggcatggttaaaagatatgtttatattagaaatcaatatgattaaaattggatgaaacagaatgcacaaaatcattgtttccgtgattcggcgttaaattcgataaagaataattcttttaaaaaatatctggcagctctgcaaagtgttgctgatattttgaggtttgttcatgacaaaaaaggaaggaaatattttttccttttgtttatctgcccgtttaagatttcgtgcaagtgcgagcaggctcttccgcgaaactaaaaaaggatgttcaattcttttcgcactcacacgaaatctcattgtggattggcaatgcgtgcgtaatgtcaaaagtaaaatatttccttctgtttttttctcgctaaaaagctaaacatcgatgattcgcggttttgctgatattgttcaggcgtgagaaaaaaagagggaagtatatttttgattttttcgtactcacacgttgacagttcgttacgaggtttcctgtaagtgcgagcagccacgaaatctcttactgctttcaacgcgaattcgtgactacaaaagtgaatgaaattttcaagcctgttcgcacttacacgaaaacccatgccgaattgtcaaaacttgtgggaaaacaatagcaaaaatactttcttctctttttttcttacaaaaaccaaacaaatatcagcaacttcgtagtctcgaatatgtatacaagagatcgtgtagggtgtagcatcgtagtcgcgaatgtgtaccttatggggtttcctgtatgagcgagcgggtgtcgatttcttttaatatacactagggcccccagctatataggattttgtgttagtgtgagcaggcttcaaattgcttttgcgctcatgtcttcgaatgaacattttaggtgatcgcagtgccaccatactgcttattgccacttgcgaaaaaccgttgcaagtttttacacacggtccaagcctagcttggatgtctgttatctgtgatGTAACTGTGGTTCGTTACGAgcgccgtccgccattatggctcgtaaaaagctggatgtaGAGTTTAATTTTTCGCTAGGTTTCTTGTTGTCGATGAAACGGATCGAATGCTTGAAAAAGGGCATTTTGACGAGTTAAAACAGTTACTGGAAATGATTAACCAAAACGAGGAAGCTAAACAGCGCAGGCGGAACTTTGTCTTTTCTGCCACGCTTACCTTCGATCATGATTTGCCCGAACACATAGCAGCGAAAGCTAAGAAGAACAGCAAATCGGGCATCTTTAAGGAAACACCTGGTCAGCGGTTGAACAATCTTGTTCAGGTAATTGGTATGACGAATCCAAAAGTAGTGGACATAACGCAGCAACACGGCACTGCCCATTCTCTCATCGAATCACGAATTGTGTGTAAAGCAGACCAAAAGGATTTCTATTTGTACTATTTCCTGAAGCGCCACCCAGGACGAACGTTAGTCTTTTGCAATTCAATCGATTGTGTCAAACGACTGGTTTCACTGCTCGGATACCTAAATTGCGATCCGCTTAGTCTGTTTGGATCGATGCAACAACGACAGCGATTGAAAAATTTGGAACGATTCACCCAGAATCCGGCGGCTCTCCTGATTGCAACGGATGTCGCAGCCCGTGGTCTGGATATTCCGAATGTCGATCATGTAATTCACTATCAGGTGCCCAAAACAACTGAAAACTATGTTCATCGTTCGGGAAGAACGGCTCGTGCCTCTAAGGAAGGTATCACAGTCTTATTTATCGGCGCTGATGAAGTGAAGGACTATGTCAAGCTCAATCAATCCCTTGGTAGAACGGAAGACTTGCCAATGTATCCGACATCAGAAAGAATGATGAAGCAGATCAGGCAGCGGGTCAGCCTGGCGAGGGACATTGAACGGATGGATCTGCATCAAAGGAGGAACAACGAGAGCCGAAATTGGGAGGATAAAGTGGCAAAAGAGTTTATGAGTGATTCCGATTTGGACAGCGAACAGGAAGAAGAACTCAAACTGTCAAAAGGTAGAGAAAAGCGGCAAATGAAGGCTCGGCGGCTTGAGTTGAGTCGTCTGCTTGCCACACCAATCATAATGGATCGGGTAGAAATGAAGTGAGTACCACAGAAATATATGTTCAAGTACTAGAAGTTAGTCGATTTCCACATTTGGTATACCAGCTGGTAGAATAGGCATAATCTTTAAAAGTAtagactcccacgcgaaaattattagcgcggttattttctgcgtttaccacacatgtttgcaatttagcaatttgaatcatcaattttttgttattgcctccccactgcacccctccttgcttgacaagcatattttcaatgtatttagtaagtacaggataataattactaaaaaacgaatttgcgtaggactcgtaaaatggctgccaggtgcaatacttcataaaaatattttgtctaTTTTCAGGTTTCCTACTTCAGACTCAGTTGACCTTCCTGCAGAAAAAGAACAGTCAGCTATAAAGCTGGTCAGGCAGGTGGTACAGGAGAACATCGAGTTTAAAAAGCAAAGAAacaagaaaaggaaaaggaataaCTAATTCAGTTTCTGTTGATTATTAGAAATACATATATTATAAATTAAGATAATCTTTTGTATTAGAAGTAAAAAAATGATATACATTTTCATTGCTCTAATGCTTTGATACATAAATCCGCACCCCGTTAACAACTAATGAGCGCGTGTGTTTAGCCAGAATTGATGTGACCCCTAAAGTTGGCGTTGTGAAACATCTACAATTAATAAGATACATCTTACTATGCAGCATTCAGAATTATAGTAATTACTTACTCTATATATGGCTCAATCTGCTCCAAATTCCAGCGCTCCTTTGTCCTAAAAAGCATGGTAAGTCGAACCAAAAGATTGGTTGGCAAATCAGCTTCGTTCAAACCTCGTACGCATGGAACCGTTCCTTCGCGATCAATGATACCGATTCCGCGAAGGTACTTTTCATCAATCTTAAAACCTTCCGGTAACGTTTGCTCCCAATTGCTAAGGAAATCGTCAATGCGAAACTTCAATCCttgttgcaaaatattttccgcGAATAGTGCACAGACCAGATCCTCTCGATAGCGAAACCGATCCGGCACACGTTCACTTGCTTCCACGTATACATCAAAGATGCTGTCAACTACCTCGTACGGAACGATTCCATCTAAAGCATCTATTGTAGCAGCCTTATCAATTTCATCCAGTTGCCACGAATTTTCGCCTATTAAAGCCAACATGAGCGTCAGAACGCGATATTCGTATTCGCTGTGTAGCATTCTTATTCTATCGTCAATTTGAATTGCTCTATACTTTTTCAAACCTTCCTGAAATTCTTCTCGGCTGCACTGCACCGTATCTAGCAGCTGATTAAATCTAAAGAGCAGTGAACGATCAACGAGATGCTCGTTCTCAGGTCCAGCATACCGAGTTAAACGAAGCAGATCGATTATCTTACGATACTTTGGCTTCACCTGACGGCATTCGAAGTAGTCGTGGAAGATCTTCACTACATCTTTGCGCTCAATCTGATCAATGCTGTCAACTGATTCATCTGCTTCTTCAGTGCTACTGTCTAAAGATGTATTCACGCCGCCCTTAGGACTCTTGAGAGGTGACCGACTGGTAGCTTGTGCCTGTTTCAGACAAGGAACCAATAGTAAACTGTTGGAAATTTCGGCCTCTTTAACATCATACGTACGCGATTCGGTGCAAATTACCACTTTTTCATTGAGAGCGCCCTTGAATGAAACCGATTTTCCTTCGGAGATTTGCTGAAGAATATGATCATCTACTTCTAGTAGTTTGAGATTCGCCATTTCTGGGTGAGCAACAGTATCAGGATAGTATATAGCCTGGAAAATGTAGcgttttttgaaatgaaatgttTTCTTTTGGGTTGTTACATACTTGAGCCATATTGGTAAGATTATTGTGGTCAACTTTGGCATATTTTATAATGTTGTGGACGTCTTCGACGGAACGTTCATAACTGTAATGCAAATCGATTTGTCGTTCATATGTCTTATTATAATAGAAATGCATATACTTACTcctgactaaatatcattatcTCAGATTTTAAATTATGCAAAATATAGCACGATTATCCTGGTTATAACGACGATAATATTAAAAATCAGCacatcaataacaaaatattaaaCTATTATGTTTACTGACTTCGCGCCAACTCGCCAACCAGCGAGATTTACAAAGGTAAAAGCAGAACCACTGTCACTAGAAACCCTCAAAGTAACAGAAAGA is part of the Sabethes cyaneus chromosome 2, idSabCyanKW18_F2, whole genome shotgun sequence genome and harbors:
- the LOC128737936 gene encoding uncharacterized protein LOC128737936, encoding MKFFAFCLLLGAVSAEAPFSGYAPSGWRPQGAQFRLPTEYGAPVVQQAVDVEVTKENIAYAGQLVETTTEQNLPNEYLPPTTTVQPELDPIRVQGLPDNQFKSFQQTNTQQGVRANLQGRFNPAVKSSQVQQPQPIFPLNGQLRVLPANNFVFGRQQKVESPAQTYGVPDAGSDEPETSEQPEETQPTEQPDTDEDDNQSDSNPDNDRPVIAVSNAFSGQYYILGQDNNLQRVVYSTSQSEDDRRQMGFSAQLRYSPVEPIKGPVYAYNQQGQLIRIYK
- the LOC128735658 gene encoding ATP-dependent RNA helicase DDX24-like, giving the protein MFLNAAKNSDTTMFLVVDETDRMLEKGHFDELKQLLEMINQNEEAKQRRRNFVFSATLTFDHDLPEHIAAKAKKNSKSGIFKETPGQRLNNLVQVIGMTNPKVVDITQQHGTAHSLIESRIVCKADQKDFYLYYFLKRHPGRTLVFCNSIDCVKRLVSLLGYLNCDPLSLFGSMQQRQRLKNLERFTQNPAALLIATDVAARGLDIPNVDHVIHYQVPKTTENYVHRSGRTARASKEGITVLFIGADEVKDYVKLNQSLGRTEDLPMYPTSERMMKQIRQRVSLARDIERMDLHQRRNNESRNWEDKVAKEFMSDSDLDSEQEEELKLSKGREKRQMKARRLELSRLLATPIIMDRVEMKFPTSDSVDLPAEKEQSAIKLVRQVVQENIEFKKQRNKKRKRNN
- the LOC128735065 gene encoding sister chromatid cohesion protein DCC1-like, producing MIFSQDYERSVEDVHNIIKYAKVDHNNLTNMAQAIYYPDTVAHPEMANLKLLEVDDHILQQISEGKSVSFKGALNEKVVICTESRTYDVKEAEISNSLLLVPCLKQAQATSRSPLKSPKGGVNTSLDSSTEEADESVDSIDQIERKDVVKIFHDYFECRQVKPKYRKIIDLLRLTRYAGPENEHLVDRSLLFRFNQLLDTVQCSREEFQEGLKKYRAIQIDDRIRMLHSEYEYRVLTLMLALIGENSWQLDEIDKAATIDALDGIVPYEVVDSIFDVYVEASERVPDRFRYREDLVCALFAENILQQGLKFRIDDFLSNWEQTLPEGFKIDEKYLRGIGIIDREGTVPCVRGLNEADLPTNLLVRLTMLFRTKERWNLEQIEPYIECFTTPTLGVTSILAKHTRSLVVNGVRIYVSKH